From the Chthoniobacterales bacterium genome, one window contains:
- a CDS encoding monovalent cation:proton antiporter-2 (CPA2) family protein, with protein MSGGLYQAFIYLLAAIVSVPLAKRLGLGSVIGYLLAGAVIGPYALRFVEGGGDVMHFAEFGVVMMLFVIGLELRPALLWQMRRPILGLGGLQVVGSALVLGLVAILCGLGWKASLAVGLTLAMSSTAIVLQSLGERGLMKTPAGESSFAVLLFQDIAVIPILALMPLLSLNPGETTKHEGLISSLPGWQQALVVVAAVIAIVFAGRFLLRPFFRYIAGTRLREMFTATALFIVLGIALLMQKLGLSPALGTFVAGVVLAESEYRVQLEADIEPFKGLLLGLFFISVGASIDFSLIGQRPGVIALIVIGLLALKFVVLLALGRAFKLRAGEGLLFAFALAQGGEFAFVLFSFATQNSVLPADVANLLVASVALSMAAAPLLLTLEEKLVRPIFQKCPSPERDADEIDEHDNPVILAGFGRFGHIVGRLLRANGFPTTVLDHDADQVETLAKYGMKSFYGDASRLDLLHAAGAARAKLFVLAIDDETKALEIIRTVRQEFPRLKILARAASRQHAYEILRLGVSQVYRETLGSALDLSIDALRELGMDERRARRAAEIFRKHDEASVRELAKVPDDDEDYVSIARKHIENLERALASDLEMRDAPETSS; from the coding sequence ATGAGCGGCGGCCTCTATCAAGCATTCATCTATCTCCTGGCGGCAATCGTTTCGGTGCCGCTGGCGAAACGTCTCGGGCTCGGCTCGGTGATCGGGTACCTCCTGGCGGGCGCGGTCATCGGGCCCTACGCGTTGCGTTTCGTGGAGGGCGGCGGCGACGTCATGCACTTCGCCGAGTTCGGCGTCGTGATGATGCTGTTCGTGATCGGGCTCGAACTGCGGCCGGCGTTGCTCTGGCAAATGCGAAGGCCGATTCTCGGGTTGGGCGGGCTTCAGGTGGTGGGAAGCGCCCTCGTGCTTGGGCTGGTTGCGATTTTGTGCGGGCTCGGCTGGAAAGCGTCGCTCGCCGTCGGCCTGACGCTCGCGATGTCTTCCACCGCGATCGTGTTGCAGTCGCTCGGCGAACGCGGGCTGATGAAAACGCCGGCGGGTGAAAGTTCGTTCGCCGTTCTCCTTTTCCAGGACATCGCCGTGATCCCGATCCTGGCGCTGATGCCGCTACTCTCTCTCAATCCAGGAGAAACGACAAAGCACGAGGGATTGATCAGCAGCCTTCCCGGCTGGCAACAGGCGCTGGTGGTCGTAGCCGCGGTCATTGCGATCGTTTTTGCCGGGCGCTTTTTGCTCCGGCCGTTCTTTCGTTACATAGCCGGAACGCGGTTGCGCGAAATGTTCACCGCGACCGCGCTCTTCATCGTGCTCGGGATTGCGTTGCTCATGCAAAAGCTCGGGCTGTCCCCCGCGCTCGGGACTTTCGTCGCGGGAGTAGTGCTCGCCGAAAGCGAGTATCGGGTTCAGCTCGAAGCGGACATCGAGCCGTTCAAGGGCCTGCTCCTGGGCCTCTTCTTCATCTCGGTCGGCGCGAGCATCGATTTCTCGCTCATAGGCCAACGGCCCGGAGTGATCGCGTTAATTGTGATTGGCTTGCTCGCATTGAAGTTCGTCGTTCTGCTCGCGCTGGGCCGTGCCTTCAAATTGAGGGCGGGCGAAGGGCTGCTCTTCGCGTTCGCGCTCGCGCAGGGCGGGGAGTTCGCGTTCGTGCTCTTTTCGTTCGCGACCCAGAATTCTGTTCTGCCGGCAGACGTGGCGAATCTTCTCGTCGCTTCCGTCGCCCTGAGCATGGCCGCCGCGCCGCTCCTCCTCACTCTTGAGGAAAAATTGGTGAGGCCGATCTTTCAAAAATGTCCGTCACCGGAACGCGACGCAGACGAAATCGACGAGCACGATAATCCCGTCATCCTCGCCGGCTTCGGCCGCTTCGGTCACATCGTCGGCCGTCTTCTCCGCGCGAACGGCTTTCCGACCACGGTTCTCGATCACGACGCCGATCAAGTAGAGACGCTCGCGAAGTACGGAATGAAATCGTTTTACGGCGACGCGTCGCGGCTCGACCTGCTTCATGCAGCGGGCGCGGCCCGGGCCAAACTATTCGTCCTCGCGATCGACGACGAAACCAAGGCGCTCGAAATCATCCGCACCGTGCGGCAGGAATTCCCGCGCTTGAAGATCCTGGCGCGGGCCGCCAGCCGCCAGCACGCTTACGAAATTCTCCGGCTCGGGGTAAGTCAGGTTTATCGGGAAACGCTCGGGAGCGCGCTGGACCTGAGCATTGACGCCCTCCGCGAGTTGGGAATGGACGAGCGCCGTGCCCGACGGGCCGCCGAAATTTTCCGCAAACACGACGAAGCCTCGGTTCGCGAATTGGCCAAGGTGCCGGATGACGATGAAGACTACGTCTCGATCGCCCGCAAACACATCGAGAACCTCGAGCGCGCGCTCGCCTCGGACCTCGAGATGCGCGACGCGCCGGAAACGTCCAGCTAA
- a CDS encoding aminotransferase class IV: MTRNEIMLQRYDERNRDLLVNINGRLAHRDEGGISPFDSGVQGGDAVWEGLRLYNGRIFKLSEHLARLRRSAEALAFDEIPADEEIIAEIKKTLAGNKMRDGVHIRLTLTRGLKVTSGMDPRLNQAGPTLIVLAEFKPPVYAKSGLTLITSKMRRPSPEILDPQIHHANLLNSILAKIEANKAGADDALMLDLRGFVAETNATHVFIVRKGEVATPQVVACPEGITRATVLEICHANEILCCEADLTLDDIFAADEMFCTGTMGELAGVLTLDGRAIGRGQIGPVTQRLSALFAERTTTEGTAIV; this comes from the coding sequence GTGACAAGAAATGAAATCATGCTCCAGCGATACGACGAGAGAAACCGCGACCTGTTGGTGAATATCAACGGGCGGCTCGCCCATCGGGATGAAGGCGGGATCAGCCCGTTCGATTCGGGAGTGCAGGGTGGGGACGCGGTTTGGGAGGGATTGCGACTCTACAACGGGCGCATTTTCAAACTATCCGAGCATCTCGCTCGGTTGCGACGTTCCGCCGAAGCGCTGGCGTTCGATGAAATTCCGGCCGACGAAGAAATCATCGCCGAGATTAAGAAAACGCTCGCGGGCAACAAAATGCGGGACGGCGTCCATATCCGTCTCACGCTTACTCGCGGGTTAAAAGTCACCTCCGGAATGGACCCCCGGCTCAACCAGGCTGGGCCGACGTTGATCGTCCTCGCGGAGTTTAAGCCGCCAGTTTACGCAAAGTCTGGCCTGACTTTGATCACAAGCAAGATGCGCCGGCCGTCGCCGGAAATCCTCGATCCGCAAATTCACCACGCGAATTTGCTGAATTCGATCCTGGCCAAGATCGAAGCGAACAAGGCCGGAGCCGATGACGCGCTCATGCTCGACCTGCGCGGCTTCGTGGCGGAGACAAACGCGACTCATGTTTTCATCGTGCGCAAGGGTGAAGTGGCGACGCCGCAGGTGGTGGCTTGTCCAGAAGGGATCACGCGGGCGACCGTGCTGGAAATTTGCCACGCCAACGAGATCCTATGTTGCGAAGCGGACCTGACGCTCGACGATATTTTTGCCGCTGACGAAATGTTTTGCACTGGAACCATGGGCGAACTAGCCGGTGTGCTCACGCTGGATGGCCGGGCAATTGGCCGCGGCCAGATCGGCCCGGTGACGCAACGGCTGAGCGCGCTTTTCGCGGAGCGAACAACGACTGAAGGCACCGCGATCGTTTAG
- a CDS encoding M6 family metalloprotease domain-containing protein → MRAAEPQAPGLNDGMIVPPDEYPLGTPLRAIRSGAAERAPLAGVVRVIVVLVNFPDKQMSHSAAHFNDLFFSQGVMPTKSVREYYKDVTHGIIDIQGQVVGPFTMPQTIAAYAHGAAGLGGVLPNARTMARDAVAAADPTVNFAPFDNDGNGFVDAFIVVHAGPGGEVTGNPGDIWSHKWVLDGGARTADGTKIFAYLTVPEDCKIGVCCHELGHLLFGFPDLYDTDNTSEGIGNFCLMAGGSWGGGGDTPVHPSAWCKANQGWASVMNVMANGAKNIEDVKTSHQVFRLWKDGASGSEYFLVENRERTGFDASLPGGGLLIWHIDDSQGGNTDENHYKVALIQADAKKDLEHNVNRGDAGDPYPGTANNTNFSNTSTPNSKSYSGQDTCVAVSAIGAPGPIITATLRVKCKVIKEITKDQKDTHKDIIKDKEGKELEKKDIKEIIKDQKDTHKDIIKDKEGKEFEKKDHKEIKEKDIVEKPVKEFEKPITDKSAAFDKGFDKQGEGGKLGELGSLSGGNEAVLTNLLTRIQAIEAALGTGGQAATAQPFIGRELRPDLTQGALLNEQDLARAQQEMEAGSAQAKRSYDTKVLER, encoded by the coding sequence GTGCGCGCGGCAGAGCCCCAGGCACCGGGGTTGAATGATGGTATGATCGTTCCTCCCGACGAGTATCCGCTCGGCACGCCGCTGCGGGCGATCCGGAGCGGAGCGGCAGAGCGCGCCCCCCTCGCCGGCGTCGTGCGCGTGATTGTAGTTTTGGTCAACTTTCCAGACAAGCAAATGAGCCACTCCGCAGCGCACTTCAACGATCTCTTTTTCTCTCAGGGAGTCATGCCGACCAAGAGCGTTCGGGAGTACTACAAGGATGTGACCCATGGCATAATCGATATCCAAGGGCAGGTCGTCGGGCCTTTTACGATGCCACAAACCATCGCGGCTTACGCGCACGGCGCCGCGGGGCTGGGCGGTGTGCTGCCCAATGCGCGTACGATGGCGCGTGACGCCGTCGCCGCCGCTGATCCAACGGTAAATTTTGCGCCCTTCGACAACGACGGGAATGGGTTCGTCGATGCCTTCATTGTCGTTCACGCCGGCCCCGGCGGAGAGGTCACCGGTAATCCGGGGGACATATGGTCCCATAAGTGGGTGTTAGACGGGGGAGCGAGGACAGCCGATGGAACGAAGATATTCGCTTATCTTACAGTGCCCGAAGATTGCAAGATAGGGGTGTGCTGCCATGAGCTAGGGCACCTTCTCTTCGGCTTTCCTGATCTCTACGATACCGACAACACTTCCGAAGGCATCGGCAACTTCTGCCTTATGGCGGGCGGAAGCTGGGGCGGGGGTGGAGACACGCCCGTGCATCCCTCGGCGTGGTGCAAAGCCAACCAAGGCTGGGCATCGGTCATGAACGTGATGGCTAATGGTGCAAAAAACATCGAGGATGTGAAGACCTCCCATCAAGTCTTCCGGCTCTGGAAGGACGGAGCTTCCGGCAGCGAATACTTCCTCGTGGAGAATCGCGAGAGGACCGGATTCGATGCCTCACTGCCTGGCGGGGGTCTCCTCATATGGCACATCGACGATTCCCAGGGCGGCAATACCGATGAAAATCATTACAAGGTGGCGCTCATCCAGGCCGACGCGAAAAAAGATCTTGAACACAACGTCAACCGCGGTGACGCCGGCGATCCTTACCCGGGGACGGCGAACAATACCAACTTCAGCAACACATCCACCCCTAACTCAAAATCGTATTCCGGGCAGGATACCTGTGTAGCCGTCAGTGCGATTGGTGCGCCGGGTCCTATCATCACCGCAACTCTCCGGGTCAAGTGCAAGGTCATCAAGGAGATCACCAAGGATCAGAAAGACACCCACAAAGATATCATCAAGGATAAGGAAGGGAAAGAGCTCGAGAAAAAAGACATTAAGGAGATCATCAAGGATCAGAAAGATACCCACAAAGATATCATAAAGGATAAGGAGGGGAAAGAGTTCGAGAAGAAGGACCACAAGGAAATCAAGGAGAAAGACATCGTCGAAAAGCCGGTGAAGGAGTTTGAAAAGCCAATAACCGACAAATCGGCGGCGTTCGATAAAGGATTCGATAAGCAAGGGGAAGGTGGAAAGTTGGGCGAACTTGGCAGCCTGAGCGGAGGCAACGAGGCCGTTCTGACGAATCTGCTCACGCGTATCCAAGCGATCGAGGCTGCCCTGGGAACAGGGGGACAAGCCGCGACGGCTCAGCCATTCATTGGGCGCGAGTTGCGGCCAGACCTTACCCAAGGCGCTCTGCTCAACGAGCAGGATCTTGCGCGGGCCCAGCAAGAGATGGAAGCGGGATCCGCGCAGGCCAAACGTTCTTACGATACAAAGGTCTTGGAGCGCTAA
- a CDS encoding 3D domain-containing protein, with the protein MKRILIAFLFLLPLVPTTQATEQSVLARVTVYWASGGKGSDRWTRQHICSTGTRLRAGHCAVDPRRIPYGSKVTLPDGTLLAVDTGSAVRSRKAARLSGRTAMERNAIVIDRFFETKQQALSWAHRNPYFMFVRISPPNMRSGSSFAQPQKTTLAVEPVAQAPAPRRSPEERPRRRSSWMP; encoded by the coding sequence ATGAAAAGAATCCTAATCGCATTCCTCTTTCTGTTGCCCCTGGTTCCGACGACGCAAGCCACCGAACAATCGGTCCTGGCGCGCGTGACAGTTTACTGGGCCAGCGGCGGAAAAGGATCCGATCGCTGGACGCGTCAGCATATTTGCTCGACCGGCACGCGGCTGCGCGCCGGGCACTGCGCGGTCGATCCGCGCCGGATTCCGTACGGAAGCAAAGTCACGCTGCCGGATGGAACGTTGCTCGCGGTCGATACCGGCTCTGCTGTCCGCAGCCGCAAAGCGGCCCGGCTTTCCGGCCGCACGGCAATGGAACGCAACGCGATCGTGATCGATCGCTTTTTCGAGACCAAACAACAGGCGTTGAGCTGGGCGCATCGGAATCCGTATTTCATGTTTGTGCGGATCTCGCCGCCGAACATGCGAAGTGGCTCGTCGTTTGCCCAACCGCAAAAGACCACCCTGGCGGTGGAGCCGGTGGCCCAGGCGCCCGCACCCCGGCGCAGCCCGGAAGAGCGACCGAGGCGCCGGTCGAGTTGGATGCCTTAG
- a CDS encoding S9 family peptidase: MKRMSLAAALVFPPLAAFAADPPAKPPLTPAENLVVDGVPPIPGELPEQVGRYTESRAASFQDWHPARAEMLISTRFADTNQIHQVTQPGGARTQLTFFPDRVESASFEPAKGDYLIFHKGTGGAEFFQNYRYDFATGNVTLLTDGKSRNSSPTWSNKGDRVAYSSTRRNGTDTDIYVQAPTDPKTDHLVAEVKGGWDVADWSPDDKQLLAVEFISVNESYLWLVDAQSGTKKEVTPRPPEGAEKVSYSAARFAKDGKGIFVTTDRESEFQRLAYIDLASGKHSYLIPEAKFDVDNWDLSQDGKQIAFAFNENGLSTLHLIDVSIANGTAKAGAKKEPAFNPPLPAAVISGVQFHRDPKQAMLAFSVAGARSPSDVYTWSFGGGKNTTARWTASETGGIPAKQFVEPELVKWKTFDGKEITGFLYKPDAAKFPGKRPVIVNIHGGPEGQSRPTYLGRNNYLVNELGCAIVFPNVRGSEGYGKTFLKLDNGLLREGSYKDISALLDWLPSRSELDSGKVMVTGGSYGGFMTLAVASNYADRIRCALDVVGPSNFVTFLKNTESYRRDLRRAEYGDERDPKMAEFLERIAPLNNAQKITKPLFVVQGANDPRVPKTEAEQIVATLKKQSTPVWFLMAKDEGHGFAKKKNADFQFYSTVQFIREFLLK; encoded by the coding sequence ATGAAACGAATGTCGCTCGCTGCCGCCTTGGTCTTCCCTCCGCTCGCCGCTTTCGCCGCCGATCCGCCGGCCAAACCGCCGCTTACGCCGGCCGAGAATCTCGTTGTCGACGGGGTGCCGCCGATTCCCGGAGAACTGCCGGAACAAGTCGGGCGCTACACAGAATCGCGCGCGGCTTCGTTCCAGGACTGGCATCCGGCGCGCGCGGAAATGCTAATCTCGACCCGTTTCGCCGATACCAACCAGATCCATCAGGTCACCCAACCGGGCGGCGCGCGGACGCAGCTGACATTTTTCCCCGATCGGGTCGAGAGCGCTTCCTTCGAGCCGGCCAAGGGCGACTATCTCATTTTCCACAAGGGGACCGGCGGCGCCGAGTTCTTCCAAAATTACCGATACGATTTCGCGACGGGTAACGTCACGTTGCTGACCGACGGCAAATCGCGCAACAGCAGTCCGACCTGGAGCAACAAAGGCGATCGAGTCGCCTACTCATCAACGCGCCGCAACGGCACGGATACCGACATTTATGTCCAGGCGCCGACCGATCCTAAGACCGACCACCTGGTCGCTGAAGTAAAAGGCGGGTGGGATGTTGCCGATTGGTCGCCGGACGACAAACAGCTGCTCGCGGTGGAATTTATTTCCGTCAACGAAAGCTACCTTTGGCTGGTCGATGCCCAAAGCGGCACGAAAAAGGAAGTCACCCCGCGGCCGCCGGAAGGCGCCGAGAAAGTTTCCTATTCTGCCGCGCGTTTTGCCAAGGATGGCAAAGGAATTTTTGTGACGACCGATCGAGAATCGGAATTCCAGCGCCTCGCTTACATCGATCTCGCGAGCGGCAAACACAGTTACCTGATCCCCGAGGCGAAGTTTGACGTCGACAACTGGGACTTGAGCCAGGATGGGAAACAGATCGCGTTCGCGTTCAATGAGAATGGGTTGAGCACGCTTCACCTGATCGACGTGTCGATCGCCAACGGAACGGCCAAAGCCGGCGCGAAAAAGGAGCCAGCTTTCAATCCACCGCTGCCCGCCGCCGTCATCTCCGGCGTCCAGTTTCATCGCGATCCGAAACAGGCAATGCTCGCCTTTAGTGTCGCCGGGGCGCGGTCGCCTTCGGACGTTTACACGTGGTCGTTTGGCGGCGGGAAAAACACGACCGCCCGGTGGACGGCGAGCGAAACCGGCGGCATTCCCGCAAAGCAATTCGTAGAGCCGGAGCTGGTGAAGTGGAAAACGTTCGATGGAAAGGAGATCACGGGGTTTCTCTACAAGCCGGACGCGGCAAAGTTTCCGGGCAAACGCCCTGTCATCGTCAACATCCATGGCGGCCCGGAAGGACAATCGCGCCCGACCTACCTCGGGCGAAACAACTACCTCGTTAATGAGCTCGGCTGCGCCATCGTCTTCCCAAACGTGCGCGGCTCGGAGGGTTACGGGAAAACATTTCTAAAACTCGACAACGGCCTTCTGCGCGAAGGTTCCTACAAGGACATTTCCGCGTTGCTCGACTGGCTGCCGTCGCGGTCCGAGCTGGACTCGGGCAAGGTGATGGTGACGGGCGGTTCCTACGGCGGGTTCATGACCCTGGCAGTGGCATCAAATTACGCCGATCGAATCCGCTGCGCCCTCGATGTGGTGGGGCCGTCGAACTTCGTGACCTTTCTCAAGAACACCGAAAGCTATCGCCGCGATCTTCGCCGGGCCGAATATGGCGACGAGCGTGACCCGAAAATGGCGGAATTCCTCGAGCGCATTGCGCCGTTGAACAATGCGCAGAAAATCACCAAGCCCCTGTTCGTCGTGCAGGGCGCGAACGATCCTCGAGTGCCGAAGACGGAAGCCGAACAAATCGTGGCGACCTTGAAGAAGCAGAGCACGCCAGTCTGGTTTCTCATGGCCAAGGATGAGGGGCATGGCTTCGCCAAGAAGAAAAACGCCGACTTCCAGTTCTACAGCACAGTGCAATTCATCCGGGAATTTTTGCTGAAGTGA
- a CDS encoding glutathione S-transferase family protein, whose amino-acid sequence MVQFPDEQTKSGSFKRQEDAFRDWVKRDGSTAWKPERDRYHLYVSFACPWAHRTIILRKLKGLEETIGMTVVDPVRDERGWAFREGPGHSEDSVNGFKFLSEAYQATDPGYGGRVTVPVLWDKQTKRIVSNSDDDLLRMLNSEFSDFATNAYDFYPPDLRAEIEALNKTIYERVNNGVYLAGFATRQKPYERAAQRLFETLDQLEARLGTGRYLLGQRMTEADWRLFPTLIRFDAVYHGHFKCNLRRIVDYPNLWPYLRDLYQHDGVAQTVNFDHIKRHYYMTHEQINPTRIVPIGPALDLTAPHGRG is encoded by the coding sequence ATGGTCCAATTTCCTGACGAACAAACCAAAAGCGGTTCCTTCAAACGCCAGGAAGACGCATTCCGCGATTGGGTGAAACGCGATGGCTCGACCGCGTGGAAACCGGAACGCGACCGTTACCACCTTTACGTCTCGTTCGCCTGCCCCTGGGCTCATCGGACGATCATCCTGCGCAAACTCAAAGGACTGGAAGAGACAATCGGAATGACCGTTGTCGATCCGGTCAGGGACGAGCGCGGCTGGGCCTTTCGAGAAGGGCCCGGGCATTCGGAGGATTCGGTGAACGGTTTCAAATTCCTGAGCGAGGCTTACCAGGCGACCGATCCGGGCTACGGAGGACGCGTCACGGTTCCAGTTTTGTGGGACAAACAAACGAAACGAATTGTCAGCAATTCGGACGATGATCTGCTGCGGATGCTGAACAGCGAATTCAGCGATTTCGCGACGAACGCTTACGACTTCTACCCGCCCGATCTTCGGGCTGAAATTGAGGCGCTCAACAAGACGATTTACGAGCGGGTGAACAACGGCGTTTACCTGGCCGGGTTCGCGACCCGCCAGAAACCTTACGAACGCGCCGCGCAAAGATTATTCGAGACGCTCGACCAGCTCGAGGCGCGGCTCGGCACGGGCCGCTACTTGTTAGGCCAGCGCATGACCGAAGCGGACTGGCGATTGTTTCCGACACTCATTCGCTTTGATGCGGTTTATCATGGGCATTTCAAGTGCAACCTCCGCCGGATTGTCGATTACCCAAATCTCTGGCCGTACCTGCGCGACCTCTACCAGCACGACGGCGTCGCCCAGACGGTCAACTTCGACCATATCAAGCGCCATTATTACATGACCCACGAGCAGATTAATCCAACGCGCATTGTGCCGATCGGGCCCGCGCTGGACCTCACGGCGCCGCACGGGCGGGGGTGA
- a CDS encoding DUF2459 domain-containing protein, which produces MRGSRNFVGQIGLASVALAAAIVLSGCAATPEPCATPEAAQKTVFVVHHGSLHTGLTVKRSDIPRGHWPASADYGDSRYIEVGWGDEGGYRKPLTSGIAMKALLGDRQTVLFAEGFSQPIRRKYSDPKFTVLAVGLSGPGLASLCDHIQQTYALNEKGQPIRLGGGWYRARGTYSAFNTCNTWVARGLREAGCPIDDTLCLTAGQLLGRVRPFAREISTRR; this is translated from the coding sequence ATGCGTGGGAGTAGAAATTTCGTGGGACAAATCGGCCTGGCTTCCGTGGCTTTGGCTGCGGCCATTGTCCTAAGTGGCTGCGCCGCAACGCCCGAGCCGTGCGCGACCCCGGAAGCGGCCCAAAAGACCGTCTTTGTCGTCCACCACGGATCTCTGCACACCGGCCTGACTGTGAAACGGTCTGATATTCCCCGGGGCCATTGGCCGGCCAGCGCTGATTATGGTGACTCTAGATATATAGAGGTCGGGTGGGGCGACGAAGGCGGCTACCGCAAACCGCTCACCTCCGGCATCGCCATGAAAGCCCTGCTGGGCGATCGGCAGACGGTCCTGTTCGCCGAAGGGTTTAGCCAGCCGATCCGGCGGAAATACAGCGACCCAAAGTTCACCGTCCTGGCGGTGGGGCTGTCCGGACCAGGCCTGGCCAGCCTTTGCGACCACATCCAACAGACCTACGCCCTGAACGAAAAGGGCCAGCCAATCCGGTTGGGTGGAGGCTGGTATCGGGCCCGGGGAACCTATTCAGCTTTCAACACCTGCAACACCTGGGTCGCGCGGGGCCTGCGCGAGGCTGGTTGTCCGATCGACGACACGCTCTGCCTGACCGCGGGCCAACTGCTCGGCCGGGTCCGGCCCTTTGCGCGCGAGATTTCAACCAGGCGGTAA
- a CDS encoding PadR family transcriptional regulator: MSNREDEFTADLLQGTLDLLVLKALSAQPLHGLGVSTRINQITKGTFDVKPGSLFPALHRMEEAGWLKAEWGESENKRRAKFYSLTRAGRRQLETETQDWQRISLAIGSALRAT, from the coding sequence ATGAGCAATCGCGAAGATGAATTCACGGCCGACCTTCTCCAGGGCACGCTCGATCTGCTCGTCCTCAAAGCGCTTTCGGCGCAACCGCTCCACGGGCTCGGGGTTTCGACCCGAATCAATCAGATCACGAAGGGGACGTTCGACGTGAAGCCCGGCTCGCTCTTCCCCGCCCTCCACCGGATGGAGGAAGCCGGCTGGCTCAAAGCCGAGTGGGGCGAGTCCGAAAACAAACGGCGCGCAAAGTTCTACAGCCTCACCCGGGCAGGCCGCCGCCAACTCGAAACAGAAACGCAAGACTGGCAGCGCATTTCCCTCGCGATCGGCAGCGCCTTGCGCGCGACCTGA